One window of the Bombus huntii isolate Logan2020A chromosome 18, iyBomHunt1.1, whole genome shotgun sequence genome contains the following:
- the LOC126875394 gene encoding transient receptor potential protein, whose translation MNPSESQQNLLANEARAPSVQSLNPPSDYSLGPVEKHFLLSAERGDCATVKRLLEENKDHPEILNINCVDPLNRSALIAAIENENVELIRLLLDLGIQVKDALLHAIKEEYVEAVEILLEWEEKIHEPGQPYSWEAVDRSSSNFTPDITPLILAAHKNNYEILKILLDRGATLPTPHDARCGCDECVTSSEQDSLRHSQARINAYRALTSPSLIALSSRDPLLTAFELSWELRRLSHMEQEFRFEYNEMREQTQNFATALLDHARTSLELEVMLNYNPHGENWEPGERQTLDRLKLAIKYKQKQFVAHPNVQQLLAAIWYDGLPGFRRKSMIGQFIEIGKLGAMFPVYSTIYMLSPTSPMGLFMKKPFVKFICHSSSYAFFLMLLGMASQRIEYLVIELFGNAWMHEILAGWKRRERGCIPGFVESGVIIYVISLVIGEMRSLWSDGLLEYISDLWNIVDFIQNMFYVIWVMLRITAWIVVQREYWNGLDPWYPRDQWHAFDPMLLSEGAFAAGMIFSFLKLVHIFSVNPHLGPLQISLGRMIIDIIKFFFIYTLVLFAFGCGMNQLMWYYADLEKQKCYHMKDFPDLPDFDNQEKACSIWRRFANLFETSQSLFWASFGMVDLMSFDLTGIKSFTRFWALLMFGSYSVINVIVLLNMLIAMMSNSYQIISERADTEWKFARSHLWMSYFEDGDTVPPPFNMVPTGKTFSRIIKCGKTGRQTRSLIKKSREKALARHDTVMRLLIRRYVTAEQRKRDEFGITEDDVMEIRQDISTLRYELIDILRQNGMRTPTLDKQDAALSGKKGRVMERRLQKDFQIGIVEGIVNAVIQSEKEPKDVFSQIAKAIGRKSSGSKKKDWNAMVRKNTFVKDPIGSTTEATMKQTRRSIRRHLQTQNSDLASLDPNRLVDYNPNLLEVSPTTRIAYAKFMIGRARPIPEQKEEGESKSDVEGSQKSVRIVTEPVHATPILKKTLLKSLSSGSLEKGGEKAVSIEVRAPSPIPEDPKEGEVGNSPQGKAGLAKNSTDTKPLPEKEKGDRKNTEDEEKKKREEEEKKKKEMEEEKKKREEEKKKDEGEKKKESSSEPSKPAAPEDNVPVATTKLRGKSKATGQIMGGWI comes from the exons ATGAATCCATCAGAGTCGCAGCAGAATCTTCTCGCGAACGAGGCGAGAGCGCCATCGGTGCAATCTTTAAACCCGCCCTCGGACTATAGTCTTGGCCCAGTTGAGAAGCACTTCCTGCTCAGCGCGGAACGAGGTGATTGTGCCACTGTCAAAAG ACTATTGGAAGAGAACAAGGATCATCCAGAGATCCTCAACATCAACTGCGTGGATCCTCTTAACCGATCCGCTCTGATCGCCGCCATTGAGAACGAGAATGTTGAACTCATCAGACTACTTCTCGACTTAGGCATTCAAGTGAAG GATGCACTCCTACACGCCATAAAAGAAGAGTACGTGGAAGCTGTGGAGATCCTTCTCGAATGGGAGGAAAAAATACACGAGCCTGGTCAACCTTAC AGTTGGGAAGCTGTAGACAGATCATCGTCGAACTTTACACCAGATATAACTCCACTGATTTTGGCAGCACATAAGAACAAttacgaaattttaaaaatcctCCTAGATCGCGGTGCCACGCTTCCCACTCCTCATGATGCcag ATGTGGTTGCGACGAGTGCGTGACATCCAGCGAACAGGATTCTTTGAGACATTCTCAAGCGCGAATAAACGCGTATCGCGCGCTTACATCGCCATCTTTAATCGCCTTATCATCGAGGGACCCTCTTCTGACCGCTTTCGAACTCTCCTGGGAACTTCGTCGATTGAGTCATATGGAACAAGAGTTTCGTTTCgagtataat GAGATGCGGGAGCAAACACAAAATTTTGCTACAGCCCTGTTGGATCACGCTCGTACCTCTCTGGAATTGGAGGTAATGTTGAATTATAATCCGCATGGCGAAAACTGGGAACCTGGAGAAAGACAAACCCTGGATCGACTCAAGCTTGCTATTAAATACAAACAGAAACAG TTCGTGGCTCACCCAAACGTTCAACAATTACTGGCTGCTATATGGTACGACGGTTTGCCTGGCTTTCGAAGAAAAAGTATGATCGGACAGTTCATAGAGATCGGGAAGCTTGGAGCGATGTTTCCAGTGTACAGCACAATCTACATGCTCTCGCCAACGTCACCAATGGGTCTGTTCATGAAGAAACCTTTCGTCAAATTCATCTGTCACTCCTCTTCCTATGCGTTCTTCTTAA TGCTTCTCGGGATGGCGTCACAACGTATCGAGTACCTGGTAATCGAATTATTTGGGAACGCCTGGATGCACGAGATACTGGCCGGATGGAAGAGACGGGAACGTGGCTGCATTCCTGGTTTCGTCGAATCCGGTGTCATCATCTACGTAATCA GTCTGGTAATAGGCGAAATGAGATCATTATGGTCGGATGGGCTGCTGGAGTACATATCAGACCTTTGGAACATAGTGGATTTCATTCAAAATATGTTTTACGTGATTTGGGTAATGTTACGAATAACCGCATGGATTGTAGTTCAg AGGGAATACTGGAATGGCCTAGATCCTTGGTATCCCAGAGACCAATGGCACGCCTTCGACCCTATGCTTCTTTCTGAGGGAGCCTTCGCAGCTGGTATGATTTTCAG TTTTTTGAAGCTAGTTCACATATTCAGCGTGAACCCTCACCTCGGGCCACTTCAAATTTCCCTGGGGAGGATGATAATAGACATTATCAAGTTCTTCTTCATTTATACTCTGGTGCTGTTCGCCTTTGGCTGCG GAATGAATCAACTAATGTGGTATTATGCGGATTTGGAGAAACAGAAGTGTTATCATATGAAGGATTTTCCGGATCTACCTGATTTTGATAATCAGGAGAAGGCTTGTTCAATTTGGAGACGTTTCGCCAA TTTGTTCGAGACATCGCAGTCGCTGTTTTGGGCCAGTTTCGGTATGGTGGATCTGATGTCGTTTGATCTAACTGGAATAAAAAGCTTCACCAGATTCTGGGCGCTTCTTATGTTCGGTTCTTACTCCGTCATAAACGTCATCGTGTTACTGAACATGCTTATTGCCATGATGTCTAATTCCTATCAAATCATCTCG GAAAGAGCTGACACTGAATGGAAATTCGCCAGGAGTCACTTATGGATGAGTTACTTCGAAGACGGTGACACTGTGCCCCCTCCATTTAATATGGTTCCAACCGGCAAAACGTTCAGTAGGATCATCAAGTGCGGGAAGACCGGGCGGCAAACCAGATCTTTGATT AAAAAGTCCAGAGAAAAAGCGTTGGCAAGACATGACACGGTGATGCGATTGCTCATCAGACGTTATGTTACTGCGGAACAAAGGAAACGGGACGAGTTCGGTATCACCGAAGACGACGTAATGGAGATCAGACAGGACATTTCCACGTTACGATACGAGCTTATTGACATACTTCGACAAAATGGAATGAGAACACCAACACTCGACAAACAGGATGCCGCGC TATCTGGCAAGAAAGGTCGTGTGATGGAACGTCGATTGCAAAAGGACTTCCAGATCGGTATAGTGGAGGGTATCGTGAACGCCGTGATCCAGAGTGAGAAGGAACCTAAAGATGTGTTCAGTCAAATCGCGAAGGCTATTGGTCGTAAGAGTAGCGGAAGCAAGAAGAAAGACTGGAACGCCATGGTCCGGAAGAACACTTTCGTAAAGGATCCTATTGGTAGCACGACCGAGGCCACTATGAAACAAACGCGACGCAGTATACGTAGGCACTTACAAACTCAGAATTCGGACTTGGCCTCGTTAGATCCTAATCGTTTGGTTGATTACAATCCTAATCTATTGGAAGTATCACCGACCACGAGGATCGCCTACGCGAAATTCATGATAGGTCGGGCAAGACCTATTCCAGAGCAAAAGGAGGAGGGGG AAAGTAAGAGTGATGTTGAAGGATCGCAAAAATCCGTTCGAATTGTAACCGAGCCTGTCCATGCAACGCCGATCTTGAAAAAGACTCTACTGAAATCTTTGAGTAGTGGTAGCTTGGAGAAAGGTGGAGAGAAAGCAGTTTCAATAGAAGTTAGGGCACCGTCGCCGATTCCCGAGGATCCGAAGGAAGGAGAGGTTGGAAATTCACCTCAGGGCAAAGCTGGTTTAGCGAAAAACTCAACAGATACGAAACCATTGccggaaaaagagaaaggagatAGGAAGAACACCGAAGacgaggagaaaaagaaaagggaagaagaagaaaagaagaaaaaggaaatggaagaggagaagaagaagagagaggaagaaaagaagaaggatgaaggagaaaagaaaaaggaatcgAGCAGCGAGCCATCAAAACCTGCGGCGCCGGAGGATAATGTTCCGGTAGCTACGACAAAATTGAGGGGAAAATCGAAGGCAACTGGCCAGATAATGGGTGGATGGATTTAA
- the LOC126875418 gene encoding FMRFamide-related peptides-like isoform X2, with product MSSLTSLYVLSFICNWALVSSSILTPMKADGSLRIFKDGPNDFEYVLKRHDVDRSSEDPDSKERRSSMGSSFIRYGRSDLDGNIERVSSSDGDGSSKVNRYPRFKSPDIIIRFGRSGFKNLNDDTHYRHGRNNLNFLRYGRNVQVYPLEIDMTAMCSDLLSNDEINDLHPYEARLLRLCNILNNSDIEHRNSPDFLEDRLGSKHN from the exons ATG AGCTCGTTAACATCGTTGTATGTGCTGTCCTTCATCTGCAACTGGGCGCTGGTTTCTTCCTCCATATTAACCCCCATGAAGGCTGATGGAAGTTTGAGGATCTTCAAGGATGGGCCCAATGACTTCGAATACGTGCTGAAGAGGCATGACGTCGATAGAAGTTCGGAAGATCCTGATTCAAAAGAACGACGAAGCAGCATGGGGTCCTCTTTCATTAGATACGGCCGCAGCGATCTGGACGGAAATATAGAGAGAGTTTCCAGCAGCGATGGCGATGGTAGCTCAAAGGTGAACAGGTATCCTCGTTTCAAGTCACCAGATATCATCATTAGGTTTGGCCGATCGGGCTTCAAGAACCTGAACGATGACACACATTACAGACACGGAAGAAATAACTTGAATTTTCTCAG ATACGGCCGGAACGTGCAGGTTTATCCTCTAGAAATCGACATGACTGCGATGTGCTCCGATCTACTATCAAATGACGAGATTAACGATCTTCATCCGTACGAGGCGAGATTGCTTCGTCTGTGTAACATTTTGAACAACAGCGATATAGAACATAGAAACAGTCCGGACTTCTTAGAAGACCGGCTCGGTTCGAAACACAATTAA
- the LOC126875418 gene encoding FMRFamide-related peptides-like isoform X1, whose product MKSSLTSLYVLSFICNWALVSSSILTPMKADGSLRIFKDGPNDFEYVLKRHDVDRSSEDPDSKERRSSMGSSFIRYGRSDLDGNIERVSSSDGDGSSKVNRYPRFKSPDIIIRFGRSGFKNLNDDTHYRHGRNNLNFLRYGRNVQVYPLEIDMTAMCSDLLSNDEINDLHPYEARLLRLCNILNNSDIEHRNSPDFLEDRLGSKHN is encoded by the exons ATG AAGAGCTCGTTAACATCGTTGTATGTGCTGTCCTTCATCTGCAACTGGGCGCTGGTTTCTTCCTCCATATTAACCCCCATGAAGGCTGATGGAAGTTTGAGGATCTTCAAGGATGGGCCCAATGACTTCGAATACGTGCTGAAGAGGCATGACGTCGATAGAAGTTCGGAAGATCCTGATTCAAAAGAACGACGAAGCAGCATGGGGTCCTCTTTCATTAGATACGGCCGCAGCGATCTGGACGGAAATATAGAGAGAGTTTCCAGCAGCGATGGCGATGGTAGCTCAAAGGTGAACAGGTATCCTCGTTTCAAGTCACCAGATATCATCATTAGGTTTGGCCGATCGGGCTTCAAGAACCTGAACGATGACACACATTACAGACACGGAAGAAATAACTTGAATTTTCTCAG ATACGGCCGGAACGTGCAGGTTTATCCTCTAGAAATCGACATGACTGCGATGTGCTCCGATCTACTATCAAATGACGAGATTAACGATCTTCATCCGTACGAGGCGAGATTGCTTCGTCTGTGTAACATTTTGAACAACAGCGATATAGAACATAGAAACAGTCCGGACTTCTTAGAAGACCGGCTCGGTTCGAAACACAATTAA
- the LOC126875332 gene encoding dehydrodolichyl diphosphate synthase complex subunit Nus1 — MFTVFRMLLTLIHFSCDLFAGFYNCCMIVHRKCTEIWYRENLRTETEMLTRVANEMKKLPRHLVIIFGAKEDTVFDCIRIIGWCITLGIPYISFFDISGYLVRNENLLKYELAKRRPDLLDRISWSKPNAGFTQNGITDFKLKTRISLLCASDGKKEIVSLTKTLAEAVVTGTIKPEEINIDLLNEKLNSRGIPDPDMGLIYGRLCSTYGVLPWQTRITEFYTLPLHVSLSAKDFTCLLEKYSKSEQRFGK; from the exons ATGTTCACAGTATTTCGCATGTTACTAACACTAATCCACTTTTCATGTGACTTATTTGCCGGGTTTTATAATTGCTGTATGATCGTTCATCGCAAGTGTACTGAAATCTGGTACCGTGAGAACCTAAGGACAGAAACTGAAATGCTGACGCGTGTCGCGAACGAAATGAAAAAGCTACCAAGGCATTTAGTGATCATTTTCGGCGCGAAGGAGGACACTGTTTTTGACTGTATACGAATTATTGGATGGTGTATTACCCTTGGTATACCTTACATCAGTTTCTTTGACATCAGtg GTTACTTAGTCCGAAAtgagaatttattgaaatacgAACTCGCAAAAAGACGGCCCGATTTACTGGATCGCATCAGTTGGAGTAAACCAAATGCAGGATTCACACAAAATGGAATAACCG ACTTCAAATTGAAAACGCGGATATCTTTGTTGTGCGCATCAgatggaaaaaaagaaatagtatCGTTAACAAAAACATTAGCTGAAGCTGTCGTCACAGGGACGATTAAGCCggaagaaataaatatcgatttacttaatgagaaattaaattcACGGGGAATTCCGGACCCTGATATGGGACTAATATATGGTCGCCTTTGTTCCACGTACGGTGTCTTGCCATGGCAAACACGAATAACAGAATTCTA caCGTTACCTTTACACGTTAGTTTATCTGCAAAGGATTTCACGTGTCtgttagaaaaatatagtaaatcCGAACAACGATTCGGAAAATAA
- the LOC126875337 gene encoding H/ACA ribonucleoprotein complex subunit 1, whose product MSFRGRGGSGGFGKGGGRGGRGGGGFRGGRGGDRGGRGYDQGPPEQVTPLGHFTWTVQDDLVAKVDIEQVPFFNAPIYTENKQQIGKIDEIFGNIRDYYVSIKLSENIKASSFQKDAQLFIDPAKLLPLQRFLPKPPGSVQKRGGGGGRGAKRGGGGHGGGRGGGRPSFGRGGGFGRGGGGGGFKGRGGGGFGRNDSGRSRGRGRW is encoded by the exons atgtcATTCCGAGGTCGCGGTGGTAGCGGCGGATTTGGTAAAGGGGGAGGTCGTGGTGGAAGAGGTGGAGGAGGATTCCGAGGAGGCCGTGGTGGTGATAGAGGTGGAAGAGG ATATGATCAAGGTCCACCAGAACAAGTGACTCCATTAGGGCATTTTACATGGACGGTTCAAGATGACTTAGTTGCTAAAGTAGATATAGAACAAGTACCCTTCTTTAATGCCCCAATTTATACAGAAAACAAACAACAAATTGGAAAAATAGATGAAATATTTGGCAACATTAGAGATTACTATGTGTCTATAAAATTATCCGAAAATATAAAGGCATCCAGTTTTCAAAAGGATGCACAg CTATTCATAGATCCAGCTAAGTTGTTACCTTTACAAAGGTTTTTGCCTAAACCTCCTGGTTCTGTACaaaagagaggaggtggaggtgGACGTGGAGCAAAAAGAGGTGGTGGAGGACATGGTGGTGGACGAGGTGGTGGCAGACCATCATTTGGACGTGGTGGAGGTTTTGGAAGAggaggtggtggtggtggtttTAAAGGACGTGGAGGAGGAGGATTTGGACGTAATGATTCTGGCAGAAGTCGTGGAAGGGGAAGATGGTAG
- the LOC126875311 gene encoding la-related protein 7 codes for MVMEEQQSDMELDSERVPVPQVQKSVEDSRIETVNKVTSISRGKPRLRKKALHAAILKQMEFYFSDANLSKDRFLSNLVKEDPYVDLSVFLKFNKIRELTTDINRISKGVQASTILSLSEDGMKVRRITPIAQKENTDECTVYVQNLPPDTDHETLSSIFSQYGQVVYVSIPRFKNNKKIKGFAFVEFDTIESAKNCLKAFEKKGCVLPSYTAPDKLLSITTFDNAEKDVTLGNEKSICSENTAANEKLEDTETDKSNEQQMHTNINNTSENHDNNNKKKAKKRKHSDTESAEPGETEEQMDSELIKSKKKKLKNPSDLHSGEIESSNEKQSDVFLEGTQRKLNKCERNVPLKEEQVSDNCDENEQMVIDDSTILNNKEQENTNEKKKKRKKRKKQSKLEDFSYSIGLQVMAKKDWKCLRNKYLELQRSKMKQLKQHLRKTRWTQWSNYEKNKPERVENDEKDKTGKQNSISACRFSFTSGVIVKIEMDKPCTDPKSLKMELKNNSSVKYIDVEDGSCFAYVRCDTSEAAQAFIQKSDEERNMRILEGEEEKMYWDKILHDREEKLSKKVKIKQRGRNKLLKKAEKELGKHIKFDEV; via the exons atgGTGATGGAAGAACAACAGTCTGATATGGAGTTAGATTCAGAGAGAGTTCCTGTACCGCAAGTGCAAAAATCAGTGGAAGACTCGCGTATAGAAACAGTTAATAAAGTTACAAGCATTTCTAGAGGGAAACCCAGACTTAGAAAAAAGGCACTGCACGCTGCGATACTAAAACAAATGGAATTTTACTTTAGTGATGCAAATCTAAGTAAAGATAGATTTTTAAGTAATTTAGTTAAAGAAGATCCAT aTGTGGACCTCAGtgtttttttaaaatttaataaaataagagaattGACTACTGATATAAACAGGATATCTAAAGGTGTACAAGCATCTACAATATTATCGTTATCTGAAGATGGTATGAAAGTACGACGTATAACACCAATAGCACAAAAAGAAAACACTGATGAATGTACagtttacgtacaaaatttacCTCCAGATACAGATCATGAAACACTGAGTTCAATATTTTCTCAATATGGTCAAGTTGTATATGTTTCTATTCCacgatttaaaaataataaaaagataaaaggaTTTGCATTTGTAGAGTTCGATACAATTGAAAGTGCTAAAAACTGTTTAAAG gCATTTGAAAAAAAAGGCTGTGTTTTACCATCATATACAGCTCCTGATAAACTTTTAAGCATTACTACATTTGATAATGCAGAAAAAGATGTGACATTAGGAAATGAGAAAAGTATCTGTTCTGAAAATACTGCTGCTAATGAAAAATTGGAAGAcactgaaacagacaaaagTAATGAGCAGCAGATGCACACAAACATCAATAATACTTCAGAAAATCatgataataacaataaaaagaaagcaaaaaaaagaaaacactcAGATACAGAATCTGCAGAACCAGGAGAAACAGAAGAGCAAATGGACAGTGAACtgataaaaagtaaaaagaaaaagcttAAAAATCCCAGTGATTTACACAGTGGAGAAATAGAATCAAGTAATGAAAAACAAAGTGATGTTTTTTTGGAAGGTAcacaaagaaaattaaataaatgtgaGAGGAATGTGCCTTTAAAGGAAGAACAAGTATCAGATAATTGTGATGAAAATGAACAAATGGTAATTGATGACAGTACTATTCTAAATAATAAAGAACAAGAAAatacaaatgaaaaaaaaaagaaaaggaaaaagcgGAAGAAGCAAAGTAAACTGGAAGATTTTAGTTATAGTATAGGATTACAAGTTATGGCTAAGAAGGACTGGAAATGTCTTAGGAATAAATACTTAGAATTACAGAGAAGTAAGATGAAACAACTCAAACAACATTTAAGAAAAACAAGATGGACTCAGTGGTcgaattatgaaaaaaataaaccTGAAAGGGTAGAAAATGATGAGAAGGACAAAACGGGGAAACAAAATAGTATATCTGCATGTCGTTTCTCATTTACATCAGGAGTTATAGTTAAAATTGAAATGGATAAACCATGTACAGATCCAAAAAGTTTaaag atggaattaaaaaataatagttctgtaaaatatatagatgTTGAAGATGGTTCTTGTTTTGCTTATGTAAGATGTGATACAAGTGAAGCTGCACAAGCATTTATACAAAAGTCTGATGAGGAAAGAAATATGAGAATATTAGAAG GTGAAGAGGAAAAAATGTATTGGGATAAAATCTTGCATgacagagaagaaaaattgagtaaaaaagtaaaaatcaaACAGAGAGGAAGGaataaattactaaaaaaGGCAGAAAAAGAACTTGGGAAGCATATCAAATTCGATGAAGTGTAA
- the LOC126875321 gene encoding 26S proteasome regulatory subunit 6B: MDEMGIILPDKDIGEMDCKPVSGHYTGAGDELDVEDLYTKYKKLQRMLEFLEVQEEYIKDEQRNLKKEYLHAQEEVKRIQSVPLVIGQFLEAVDQNTGIVGSTTGSNYYVRILSTIDRELLKPSASVALHKHSNALVDVLPPEADSSISMLQADEKPDIQYSDIGGMDMQKQEIREAVELPLTHFELYKQIGIDPPRGVLMYGPPGCGKTMLAKAVARHTTAAFIRVVGSEFVQKYLGEGPRMVRDVFRLAKENSPAIIFVDEIDAIATKRFDAQTGADREVQRILLELLNQMDGFDQTTNVKVIMATNRADTLDPALLRPGRLDRKIEFPLPDRRQKRLIFSTITAKMNLSEEVDLEDYVARPDRISGADINAICQEAGMHAVRENRYIVLAKDFEKGYKNNIKKDESEHEFYK; encoded by the exons ATGGATGAAATGGGTATTATTCTGCCTGATAag GATATTGGAGAGATGGATTGCAAACCTGTAAGTGGACACTATACTGGTGCTGGTGATGAACTAGATGTTGAAGATCTTTATACAAAGTACAAG aaactACAAAGAATGCTAGAATTTCTCGAGGTTCAagaagaatatattaaagatgAACAAcgtaatttgaaaaaagaatatttacatGCTCAAGAAGAAGTAAAGCGCATACAAAGTGTGCCTTTGGTTATTGGACAATTCTTAGAAGCTGTAGACCAAAACACTGGTATTGTAGGTTCTACTACAGGTTCTAATTATTATGTACGGATTTTATCTACAATTGATAGAGAACTGTTAAAGCCTTCTGCAAGTGTAGCTCTTCATAAACATAGCAATGCTTTAGTAGATGTTCTACCACCAGAAGCTGACtcaagtatttcaatgttgcaAGCAG atgaAAAACCTGATATTCAATATAGTGACATTGGAGGCATGGACATGCAAAAACAAGAGATTAGAGAAGCAGTAGAACTACCTTTAACTCATTTTGAATTGTATAAACAAATTGGAATCGATCCACCAAGAGGTGTGTTAATGTATGGTCCCCCTGGATGTGGTAAAACTATGCTTGCAAAAGCTGTAGCTAGACATACTACTG cTGCATTTATTCGCGTAGTAGGATCAGAATTCGTACAGAAATACTTAGGTGAAGGACCAAGGATGGTCAGAGATGTCTTCCGTCTAGCCAAAGAAAATTCGCCAGCTATAATTTTCGTTGATGAAATCGATGCTATAGCCACAAAAAGGTTCGACGCACAGACTGGTGCTGACCGTGAAGTTCAACGTATTCTTTTGGAACTGCTTAATCAGATGGATGGTTTTGATCAAACTACTAATGTTAAAGTTATTATGGCTACAAATAG GGCCGATACATTAGATCCTGCATTGTTGCGTCCTGGCAGGTTAGATCGAAAAATCGAATTTCCTCTACCTGATCGTCGTCAAAAACGTTTGATTTTTTCGACAATTACGGCGAAAATGAATCTGAGCGAAGAAGTAGATCTTGAAGATTATGTAGCACGACCAGATAGAATTTCTGGTGCAGATATTAACGCAATTTGCCAAGAAGCAGGAATGCACGCAGTACGTGAGAATCGATATATAGTCTTGGCGAAAGATTTCGAGAAGggctataaaaataatattaaaaaggaTGAATCTGAACACGAattctataaataa
- the LOC126875331 gene encoding alpha- and gamma-adaptin-binding protein p34-like has protein sequence MNLPRILIISTEKGKANEIAAHIGGEKLSNQDHFEYHLWDIQNKYYKTQVLICVIENPSEDISIDNVEALIVHHNPQAEDADQNLKKWSSLIDSLAEAEVLLFSCNFITDTIIRNEVIKWCLQNRFELIELNRPDVGASEADSENNKYGIERIIEALHAHMWPNMILKGKPLDVGEQNPDMAEVEEQFENIELSQDSTETLPIENMLDGIMGEENVDFGELFSQLRAMKEHAALLPTDQRRIAAEQLVTAFWKAMGGDPSEMED, from the exons ATGAATCTACcacgaatattaataataagcaCCGAAAAAGGGAAAGCTAATGAAATTGCAGCGC atataggTGGAGAAAAATTGTCTAACCAAGATCATTTTGAATATCATTTATGGGATATTcaaaacaaatattacaaaacacaaGTGTTAATATGTGTAATAGAAAATCCTTCTGAAGATATTTCAATTGATAATGTAGAAGCATTAATTGTACATCATAATCCACAGGCA GAAGATGCAGATcagaatttaaagaaatggTCATCTCTAATTGATTCTTTGGCAGAAGCTGAGGTGCTACTGttttcttgtaattttataacagACACCATAATTAGGAATGAAG TGATAAAATGGTGTCTGCAAAACAGATTTGAGCTAATTGAATTAAATAGACCGGATGTAGGTGCTTCAGAAGCTGattcagaaaataataaatatggtATTGAGAGGATTATTGAAGCTTTACATGCTCATATGTGGCCAAACATGATACTTAAAG GAAAACCATTGGATGTAGGAGAACAAAATCCTGATATGGCTGAAGTTGAAGAACAGTTTGAAAACATTGAATTAAGTCAAGATTCTACAGAAACATTACCAATAGAGAACATGCTAG ATGGAATTATGGGTGAAGAGAATGTAGATTTTGGAGAATTGTTTAGTCAATTGAGAGCTATGAAAGAACATGCAGCATTGCTGCCAACTGATCAAAGACGAATAGCCGCTGAACAATTAGTTACTGCTTTTTGGAAAGCGATGGGTGGTGATCCATCAGAAATGGAagattaa